The proteins below are encoded in one region of Methylobacillus flagellatus KT:
- a CDS encoding tetratricopeptide repeat protein → MSLLISALQKAEQAKQQPLEKAELEEFLLDIAPAEPVRGGEANQPSVAEAGTSPSMGEPAAQQRAAAQLLAARADKIKRDALISPFAQGRLLLLLVLLLGGAVFWYLNSLDQPEVMVPKPVVMSAAQDASQPEHDLREASVATPEVMKEPNPVQAQEQAVGLSAASTPANVIAQKTVPQVFGEVPITPADNQISVTRNRPAAVVNQYVLTAYEAFNRGDDTAAQQAYRQALQADVRNIDALLGMAAIAARQGRTQDAVGWYQQVLQVEPRNSIAQTALLELQGQADPLSSETQLKNLIGQQPGEAYLHAALGNHYAEQGQWPLAQQSYFQAHHLDTANPEYAFNLAVSLDHLGKHSLALEYYQQAQALLAGNDAASVDQAQLAARIRQLQ, encoded by the coding sequence ATGAGTCTGTTAATTAGCGCATTGCAAAAGGCGGAGCAGGCCAAACAACAGCCCTTGGAGAAGGCCGAGCTCGAGGAGTTCTTGCTGGATATCGCGCCAGCTGAACCTGTGCGTGGCGGCGAGGCCAACCAGCCTTCAGTAGCGGAAGCAGGTACGTCCCCGTCGATGGGCGAGCCTGCTGCACAACAGCGCGCGGCGGCTCAGCTGCTTGCCGCCAGGGCCGATAAGATAAAGCGGGATGCGCTGATTTCGCCATTTGCCCAGGGGCGTTTATTGCTTTTGCTGGTGCTGCTATTAGGGGGTGCCGTGTTCTGGTACTTGAACTCCTTGGACCAGCCGGAAGTGATGGTACCCAAGCCTGTAGTCATGAGTGCTGCACAGGATGCCAGCCAGCCCGAGCACGATCTTAGGGAAGCAAGTGTTGCTACACCCGAAGTGATGAAAGAGCCCAATCCTGTTCAGGCGCAAGAGCAAGCGGTGGGACTGTCTGCAGCCAGTACGCCCGCGAATGTCATAGCGCAGAAAACAGTGCCTCAGGTATTTGGTGAAGTGCCAATAACACCGGCTGATAACCAAATATCGGTCACTCGCAATCGTCCGGCGGCGGTGGTCAATCAATATGTGCTTACGGCCTATGAGGCATTCAACCGCGGCGATGATACGGCTGCGCAGCAAGCATACCGGCAAGCATTGCAGGCAGATGTGCGCAATATCGATGCGCTGCTGGGCATGGCGGCGATTGCAGCACGCCAAGGCCGGACGCAGGATGCCGTAGGGTGGTATCAGCAGGTGCTGCAGGTCGAGCCGCGCAACAGCATCGCACAGACAGCCTTGCTGGAATTGCAGGGGCAGGCCGATCCGCTGAGCAGTGAAACCCAGCTCAAGAACCTCATCGGCCAGCAGCCGGGGGAGGCCTACCTGCATGCCGCATTGGGCAACCATTATGCTGAACAAGGACAATGGCCGCTGGCGCAACAATCCTATTTCCAGGCGCACCACCTTGATACCGCCAATCCCGAATATGCATTCAATCTGGCGGTGAGCCTAGATCACCTGGGAAAACACAGCCTAGCATTGGAATATTATCAGCAGGCACAGGCATTACTGGCCGGCAATGACGCTGCGAGTGTGGACCAGGCACAGCTGGCTGCCAGGATACGCCAGCTTCAGTAG